GTTCACCGGCATAGGCTTCATCAGCCGATTTCAGTTCGAGGTGGCGACGATAGACGTAGCTGATTGCATCCGCGACCTGCACCAGCGACGAATGATCGGATTTGATGGCGAAGGCCGTGTTGATGATCTGATCGAAGCGATCTTTGGGCTTGCGAGGTGCCCAGACCCTTTTGCCCTTTTTGGTCACCTTGCATTGGTACAGACCGTCGTACCAAGGCTCACAGGTATACAGCCCGCCCGAAAGCTTGGGCATTTCCTGCTGATTGTCATCCATAATCAGCACGGTCAGGCCCTTGCTGTTGGATACGCCTTGCATCTTCTTCTGCACTAGGGCGCTGGTGAACATGGCAGAGGCGAGCCAGTAATTCCCTTCGAAGGGATGCTTGTGCCCGGCGGCAATAGCCGCATCGAAGGCATTGAACGACAGGCCGATGCCGAACAGCTTGCCGCCGTTGCTGACGGCGAGCTGGCAAACATCGGTGAGGAAATCCTTACGCTCCTGCGCATCAATCTGATTCCATGCACCCTTGCCGTTTATGAACTTGCTCGTCTTCAAGTCAGCACGATTGCCGGGATGTTTTTCAAACAGTGCTTCGAGCTTGGCATCGAAATCCGCTGTCTTCTTGCGCAGCTTGTCGGCATCAACCATCAGGCCGCACATGGTGAAGACGTCACCCTGATCACGCCCGCCGCTTTCATCGACATAGATGAACTTCATGCGGCGCGCTCCTCTGCTTTGGGCAGCAGAGCATCGATGCTTTCCGGCACACGCCACTCCCCGGTGAGTAGCTTCTGCATCAGGCCGCGCTTCTGGGTGCGAAGGTGTGAGAGTTCGCACATGTGAACATCGAGTTCGGCTTGTGCCGCGTCCACCAGCTTGCTCAGGGCTTTGATTTCGTTTGGATCAGTGGGCAGTGCCAGTTGGGCCTGCAGGAAGTTCTGGTTGGTGACAGCGATGGTGTTTTTCGCTCCCTTCTGCACAACTGGCGTGAGCAGACGGCCGGCGGCGGACGGCGATGCCATTAGCGCGTCCAGCACGTTACCCAGTTCGCGGCTTGCAGGCGTGAATACACCGTAGAGTGGAGAGACGATTGCCGCATGATCGAGCTTGCTTTGCTTGATGATGCCAAGCGGAAAATCGCCGGTCGGGCTCTTAGTGTAAACGATGTCGCCGGGCAGCACGCGGTTGTAGTGATCGGTGGAAGCCGCCGCGAAGGAGCGGCCC
This is a stretch of genomic DNA from Erythrobacteraceae bacterium WH01K. It encodes these proteins:
- a CDS encoding DUF3800 domain-containing protein, translating into MKFIYVDESGGRDQGDVFTMCGLMVDADKLRKKTADFDAKLEALFEKHPGNRADLKTSKFINGKGAWNQIDAQERKDFLTDVCQLAVSNGGKLFGIGLSFNAFDAAIAAGHKHPFEGNYWLASAMFTSALVQKKMQGVSNSKGLTVLIMDDNQQEMPKLSGGLYTCEPWYDGLYQCKVTKKGKRVWAPRKPKDRFDQIINTAFAIKSDHSSLVQVADAISYVYRRHLELKSADEAYAGERGYYKGLIEILEPQREKIGQTPDTPCVSFYQGARHPEWAL